A single genomic interval of Leptospira dzoumogneensis harbors:
- a CDS encoding patatin-like phospholipase family protein: MELPKAKKGKRALLVEGGGMKGAFAGGVLHSLNCILPAKNFDLVLAVSSGACCAAYYATTPDPEPVSGDHTLSIWKYELAGKKLISVFHPLFGKPFLDQKYLIDYLFRKKYRILTENLGKKGLPELRIAVSNLRSRSVEYRKATKENLFDLLKAATSLPIATRGKYKVEGEYLSDAAILNPLPLQDLIQAGYKDITVVLNSPIQHSSPPLTSISRFLSFPLDRKLSKIMKFSHHTNYNTAREIASNPPKGVRIYTIAPESKLPVGLITTKQSRLEETVELGKEIGRKAAKFLKRKL, encoded by the coding sequence ATGGAACTTCCTAAAGCAAAAAAAGGAAAGCGAGCACTATTGGTAGAAGGAGGAGGAATGAAAGGGGCGTTTGCGGGAGGAGTATTACATTCTCTGAATTGTATTTTACCTGCCAAAAATTTCGATCTGGTCCTGGCGGTTTCTTCGGGAGCTTGCTGTGCAGCTTATTATGCGACCACTCCCGACCCAGAACCTGTCTCAGGAGATCACACTCTTTCTATCTGGAAATACGAACTCGCAGGTAAAAAATTGATCTCGGTCTTCCACCCCCTTTTCGGTAAACCGTTCTTAGATCAGAAATATTTAATAGATTATCTATTCCGAAAAAAATATAGGATCTTAACCGAAAATTTGGGAAAAAAAGGACTGCCTGAACTCAGGATTGCGGTAAGTAATCTTCGCTCCAGATCCGTGGAATACAGAAAAGCTACAAAAGAAAATCTTTTTGATCTATTAAAAGCGGCCACTTCCCTTCCGATCGCAACCAGGGGAAAATATAAAGTAGAAGGTGAATATTTATCCGACGCAGCGATCTTAAATCCTTTGCCATTACAGGATCTAATTCAGGCAGGATATAAGGATATTACCGTAGTATTAAATTCTCCCATCCAACATTCTTCTCCGCCGCTTACATCCATCAGTAGATTTTTATCCTTTCCTCTAGATAGGAAATTGTCCAAGATCATGAAATTTTCCCATCATACGAATTATAATACAGCAAGAGAGATCGCTTCTAATCCTCCAAAAGGGGTCCGCATTTATACGATCGCACCCGAATCCAAACTCCCAGTCGGATTGATCACCACGAAACAATCCAGGCTGGAGGAAACGGTCGAATTAGGAAAAGAAATCGGAAGAAAGGCCGCAAAATTTTTAAAACGAAAGCTATGA
- a CDS encoding FAD-binding dehydrogenase → MEENKKEKISLSTEVLVIGGGLAGIVLALDLLDAGKRVTLVDRDSEDRLGGLARLSFGGIFMVDTPIQRWTGIQDNVSLALSDWNSTAEFSKQDRFPKLWAQEYVNRSLEDIFYYLKGKSVGFFPVVHWVERGMFKPGNSVPRFHMVWGTGDGLISALKKNLYSHKNINRLHFIFGTRAKELIRSGKRVQGCVAESETDGIRYEIFAEHTVLASGGIAGDMKKIRKHWPKSLGKPPEIILNGSHKYAIGDLHTASAKIGANLTHLDKMWNYAAGVHHPDPKWEGEGLSLVPPKSALWLNSKGERIGPIPLVTGFDTRYLVERICAQEEKFSWQIMNWKIAAKELAVSGSEFNDSIRNKDFFGFLKTVFFGNEPFLKKISSECTDFVVANSVAELAEGMNQLNEDRSIDAEKLERTILEYDEMIERGEAFHNDDQLRRITQLRNYRGDRARTCKFQKILDRKAMPLIAIREFILTRKSMGGIQTDLRSRVLDPKGNPIEGLYAVGEAAGFGGGGIHGKGALEGTFLGSCILTSRIAARSIIKP, encoded by the coding sequence ATGGAAGAGAATAAGAAAGAAAAAATATCCTTATCCACCGAAGTTTTAGTGATCGGAGGCGGTCTCGCCGGGATCGTTCTCGCTTTGGATCTGCTGGATGCCGGAAAGAGAGTAACCTTGGTAGATCGCGATTCCGAGGATCGATTAGGAGGTCTTGCTAGACTTTCTTTCGGAGGTATCTTTATGGTCGATACCCCGATCCAAAGATGGACTGGGATACAGGATAATGTTTCTTTAGCTCTTTCCGATTGGAATTCTACCGCCGAATTTTCGAAGCAAGACAGGTTCCCAAAACTTTGGGCGCAGGAATACGTTAACCGATCCTTAGAAGATATATTCTATTATCTTAAGGGAAAATCCGTCGGCTTCTTTCCTGTCGTTCATTGGGTGGAAAGAGGGATGTTCAAACCGGGGAATAGTGTTCCTAGATTCCATATGGTTTGGGGAACAGGAGACGGATTGATCTCCGCCTTAAAGAAAAATTTATACTCACATAAAAACATAAATCGACTTCATTTCATATTCGGCACCCGAGCTAAGGAGCTGATCCGTTCCGGAAAAAGAGTGCAGGGTTGTGTCGCGGAATCTGAAACGGATGGAATAAGATACGAGATCTTTGCGGAACATACCGTACTCGCCAGCGGTGGAATTGCGGGAGATATGAAGAAGATCCGAAAACATTGGCCTAAATCTCTTGGAAAACCTCCTGAGATCATTCTGAACGGTTCCCATAAATATGCGATCGGAGATCTTCATACCGCTTCTGCAAAGATAGGAGCGAATCTAACTCATCTGGATAAGATGTGGAATTATGCAGCGGGTGTTCATCATCCTGATCCGAAATGGGAGGGAGAAGGACTCAGCTTGGTCCCTCCTAAGTCCGCTCTTTGGTTGAACTCTAAAGGAGAAAGGATCGGACCCATTCCTTTAGTTACCGGTTTTGATACTCGCTATCTTGTAGAAAGGATCTGCGCTCAAGAAGAGAAATTCTCTTGGCAGATCATGAATTGGAAAATTGCAGCTAAGGAACTTGCAGTTTCCGGTTCGGAGTTCAACGACTCGATACGTAATAAGGATTTTTTCGGATTTTTAAAAACGGTATTTTTCGGGAATGAACCATTCTTAAAAAAGATCAGCTCTGAATGTACTGATTTCGTAGTGGCAAATTCAGTCGCGGAACTTGCGGAAGGAATGAACCAATTGAATGAAGATCGTTCCATCGATGCGGAAAAATTAGAAAGAACAATCCTAGAATATGATGAGATGATCGAAAGAGGAGAGGCATTCCATAACGACGATCAACTTAGAAGGATCACACAACTTCGTAATTATCGGGGAGATCGTGCGAGAACCTGTAAGTTCCAAAAGATCTTGGATCGAAAAGCAATGCCTCTCATTGCGATACGTGAATTTATACTTACTCGAAAATCTATGGGTGGGATCCAAACGGATCTAAGATCCAGGGTTTTGGATCCGAAAGGAAATCCTATAGAAGGTTTGTATGCAGTCGGAGAAGCGGCCGGCTTCGGTGGTGGGGGCATCCACGGAAAAGGCGCTCTAGAAGGGACCTTCTTAGGAAG